A segment of the Helicobacter sp. 'house sparrow 1' genome:
TCCATTGAATGTTAATGGGGATCATTCTGATATGTATTTAAGTAGAGATTGTGGTTGGGTAAGTTTATGTGCTTATAATCCACAGGAAGCATATGATTTTAATTTAATGGCCTTTAGAATTGCTGAAGATATGCGTGTGAGAATTCCAGTTATTGTAAATCAAGATGGTTTTATTTGTTCGCATACTGCACAAAATGTAATGCCTTTGAGTGATGAAGAAGCTTATAAGTTTGTTGGAGAATATAAGACTAAAAATCCATTATTAGATTTTAGCAAGCCTGTGACCTATGGTGCTCAAACAGAGGAAGATTGGCATTTTGAGCATAAAGCACAATTGCACCATGATTTAATGAAATCTGATGTTGTAATTAAAGAAGTTTTTGAAGAATTTGCAAAGCTTACAGGTAGGAAATATTCCCTTGTAGAGGCGTATGATATGGATGATGCTGAAGTGGCAATTGTAGCTCTTGGAACAACTGTAGAGACTGCTAGAATTGTTGCACAAAATGTAAGAAAAGAGGGAATTAAGGCTGGAGTAGTCTCAATTAGATCTCTTAGACCATTCCCTTATAAGGAAGTTGCTGAAGCTTTAAAAAATTGTAAAGCAATTGCTATGTTAGATAG
Coding sequences within it:
- a CDS encoding 2-oxoacid:ferredoxin oxidoreductase subunit alpha, giving the protein MALKYELLKTEVWDGNMAASHALRQAQIDVVAAYPITPSTPIVQNYGNFVSNGYVDGEFVMVESEHAAMSACVGAAAAGGRVATATSSQGFALMVEVMYQASGMRVPLVLNLVNRALAAPLNVNGDHSDMYLSRDCGWVSLCAYNPQEAYDFNLMAFRIAEDMRVRIPVIVNQDGFICSHTAQNVMPLSDEEAYKFVGEYKTKNPLLDFSKPVTYGAQTEEDWHFEHKAQLHHDLMKSDVVIKEVFEEFAKLTGRKYSLVEAYDMDDAEVAIVALGTTVETARIVAQNVRKEGIKAGVVSIRSLRPFPYKEVAEALKNCKAIAMLDRSSPAGAMGMLFNEVGVAVLQNASNKPILSNYIYGLGGRDMTQDGLIEVYKDLDKNAKAGKLTHPTQQFIGLRGNKMAFN